In one Bacillus sp. PK3_68 genomic region, the following are encoded:
- a CDS encoding cytosine permease produces the protein MENANSNDFEREPVPRELRKGWISISSVWIAIGIDLSAVLLGAELGAGMSLSQALLAVFLGSLFLGLLGAFCAYVGAATGLSTAMISTFTFGRQGAKITSLCLAVSSLGWFGVQAGFFAENAHAALSSIFGMDVSVKLLAFIGGLLMMSTAIYGYQAIEKLSKFSVPLLILLIFIALFFVIGEKGTNAMLQTQNTAFSFGAATSLVIGIFVLGTILAPDISRWARSKKDAVLSAFIGFFVGNSFMLVMAILLSKAMNTSDLITIFTVVGLGMPAIIVLTLAQWTTNTNNLYSSSLGLAVLFPGIPKKLLTLIAGIVATLVAVLGIFDQFVTFLSIVTVLIAPIGGIYAAEYYFVNKQQFRFDNEKRVSFVGRSFIVWLLASSVAFLTTDAPAGLGIFDITTIPALDGFLLALAAQAILGKVLSKTDATTKLAEEIPK, from the coding sequence ATGGAAAATGCAAATAGCAATGATTTTGAACGGGAGCCGGTGCCGAGAGAACTTCGCAAAGGATGGATATCGATCAGCAGCGTCTGGATAGCGATAGGCATTGATTTATCAGCAGTGTTGCTTGGTGCGGAGCTGGGGGCGGGCATGTCCTTAAGCCAGGCATTGTTGGCAGTGTTTCTCGGTTCTCTTTTTCTCGGTTTGCTCGGTGCGTTTTGCGCATATGTAGGAGCGGCCACAGGATTGTCGACAGCGATGATTTCTACATTTACTTTTGGGAGACAAGGGGCGAAGATCACTTCGCTTTGCCTGGCGGTTTCATCGCTCGGCTGGTTTGGTGTACAAGCAGGATTTTTTGCAGAAAATGCTCATGCTGCCTTGTCATCCATATTCGGTATGGATGTTTCTGTTAAGTTACTGGCATTTATTGGTGGATTGTTAATGATGTCAACTGCTATATATGGTTATCAAGCCATTGAGAAATTAAGCAAGTTTTCTGTCCCTCTCCTCATTCTTTTGATCTTTATCGCCCTGTTTTTCGTAATCGGCGAAAAAGGAACAAATGCCATGTTACAAACACAGAATACAGCGTTCAGCTTTGGAGCGGCTACGTCACTAGTTATTGGAATCTTTGTATTGGGGACCATTCTGGCTCCGGATATATCCCGTTGGGCAAGATCAAAGAAGGACGCTGTTTTATCAGCGTTTATCGGGTTCTTTGTAGGGAACAGCTTCATGCTTGTTATGGCGATTCTTTTGTCAAAAGCAATGAATACAAGTGATCTGATTACGATCTTTACTGTAGTCGGACTGGGCATGCCTGCGATCATAGTATTGACACTGGCGCAGTGGACAACGAATACGAATAATCTGTATTCATCATCACTTGGCCTTGCCGTGTTATTTCCTGGCATTCCAAAAAAATTGCTCACTTTGATAGCGGGAATAGTAGCCACTTTAGTAGCTGTTTTAGGGATATTTGATCAATTCGTTACGTTTCTTTCGATTGTCACTGTATTAATTGCACCGATTGGCGGGATCTATGCAGCTGAGTATTACTTTGTCAACAAGCAGCAATTTCGTTTCGATAATGAAAAGCGAGTTTCCTTTGTCGGCCGTTCATTCATTGTTTGGCTCTTGGCTTCTTCTGTAGCTTTCTTGACGACAGATGCTCCTGCAGGGTTGGGGATTTTCGACATAACTACCATCCCAGCACTCGATGGATTTTTACTGGCGCTGGCTGCTCAAGCCATCCTAGGGAAAGTGCTTTCTAAAACAGATGCAACAACAAAATTAGCAGAGGAGATACCTAAATGA
- a CDS encoding DUF917 domain-containing protein, translating into MKKLTQQMIEQIAIGAAVLGTGGGGDPHLGKLMAMRAIDKYGPVEIISIDQLKEDDLVVPVSMIGAPSVMVEKIPSEEQVIAALEAIEKHFDQKIRAVMPIEIGGGNSLIPIIAAAKKRVPVVDADAMGRAFPEAQMVTFHLDGLKPDPVTMADERGNVVTFSPMNGKWSEKIARALTIEMGGNASMCDYALYGRDVVKSAIPGTLTLAASIGEILMEKHSGNKTAIDLLIDRLRGYSLITGKITSIERKIEGGFTKGIARVAGINEDHSREVTLHFQNEQLLVTEEGNPLAITPDLISILDQETGYPITTESLKYGARVVVIAYPCHEKWRTEKGIATAGPGYFGYDVAYKPVEELHAREVMK; encoded by the coding sequence ATGAAGAAGTTAACACAACAAATGATTGAACAAATTGCTATTGGTGCTGCTGTCCTCGGTACAGGTGGAGGAGGAGACCCTCATCTTGGCAAGCTAATGGCGATGCGGGCAATTGACAAATACGGACCAGTAGAAATTATCAGCATCGATCAATTAAAAGAGGATGACTTAGTTGTTCCTGTTTCAATGATCGGAGCCCCTAGTGTGATGGTCGAAAAAATACCATCGGAAGAGCAGGTCATCGCAGCACTAGAAGCCATTGAGAAGCACTTTGATCAAAAAATACGAGCGGTCATGCCAATTGAAATAGGGGGAGGCAACTCCTTAATTCCTATTATTGCAGCTGCCAAGAAACGAGTACCGGTAGTAGACGCCGATGCAATGGGGCGTGCTTTCCCAGAAGCACAAATGGTCACGTTCCATTTAGACGGCCTAAAGCCGGACCCAGTTACAATGGCGGATGAAAGAGGGAATGTGGTCACTTTCTCTCCTATGAATGGAAAGTGGTCGGAGAAAATCGCTCGTGCTCTCACGATAGAGATGGGTGGAAATGCCTCGATGTGTGATTATGCGTTATACGGAAGAGATGTGGTTAAGAGTGCGATCCCTGGTACGTTAACATTAGCTGCTTCTATCGGCGAGATATTAATGGAGAAACATAGCGGTAACAAGACGGCCATTGATCTATTGATAGATAGACTGAGAGGATACTCTTTGATTACCGGCAAAATTACGTCAATTGAAAGAAAGATAGAGGGTGGTTTCACAAAGGGGATAGCGAGAGTAGCTGGAATAAATGAAGATCATTCCCGTGAAGTGACTTTGCATTTCCAAAATGAGCAGCTGCTTGTGACTGAGGAAGGCAATCCGTTAGCCATCACTCCGGATTTGATTTCAATTTTAGATCAGGAAACAGGCTATCCGATTACGACGGAATCATTGAAATATGGAGCCCGTGTCGTTGTTATTGCCTACCCTTGCCATGAGAAGTGGCGTACAGAAAAAGGGATTGCCACCGCAGGGCCTGGTTATTTTGGTTATGACGTAGCTTACAAGCCAGTTGAGGAGTTACATGCACGAGAGGTGATGAAGTAA
- a CDS encoding hydantoinase/oxoprolinase family protein, translating to MSYRIGIDVGGTNTDAVLIDENMQVIAKYKSATSANIMSGIHDSIARILAESGVDKKHVTHAMLGTTHCTNAIVERKNLNRVGVIRIGYPATTSIPPLYNWPQDLLEAIGNHQYVVSGGYEFNGDEIVPIDEEEIRSIVNEIKEEVDAIAVVGVYSPVRPDQEVRVQEIIKEIVPDMHVSLSHEIGSMGLLERENAATLNAALIQVIKLVVNGFTAALTANGLDPEIFLGQNDGTLMTTDYALSYPIFTIGCGPTNSIRGAVYLSGIENAMILDIGGTTTDIGVVKNGFPRESSVAIEIGGVRTNFRMPDMLSIGIGGGTIIRKNETGYTIGPDSVGHEIAKKGIIFGGDILTATDIAFGAGMATIDLLDLNADALDKTECKEAHKQIVHEVEVAIDRMKTNADDVSIILSGGGSILLPSSIKGAREVIKPEHFEVANAIGAAIGDISGEVEKVYSLSEQSYAEAIEEAKELAIERAIKANADPKTVKIVSIEDIPLAYMPGNALFIKVKAVGQLLVKKMASGEALNGRYS from the coding sequence ATGAGCTATCGAATTGGAATAGATGTCGGCGGAACAAATACAGATGCCGTTCTTATTGATGAAAATATGCAAGTGATCGCGAAATACAAGTCTGCAACTTCTGCAAATATTATGTCAGGCATTCATGACAGTATCGCTCGTATATTAGCAGAATCGGGTGTAGATAAAAAGCACGTTACACATGCAATGCTGGGCACTACCCATTGTACAAATGCAATCGTAGAAAGAAAAAACTTGAATCGGGTAGGGGTAATTCGGATTGGTTATCCTGCCACTACCTCGATCCCTCCGCTTTATAATTGGCCACAAGATTTGCTTGAGGCAATAGGAAACCATCAATATGTTGTTTCAGGGGGATATGAATTTAATGGAGATGAAATTGTCCCGATAGACGAGGAAGAAATTAGATCCATTGTAAATGAAATCAAAGAAGAAGTAGATGCGATCGCCGTCGTGGGAGTGTATTCACCGGTCCGCCCTGATCAAGAAGTAAGAGTCCAGGAAATTATAAAAGAAATCGTTCCGGATATGCATGTGTCCTTGTCTCATGAAATTGGAAGCATGGGCTTGCTGGAACGTGAAAATGCCGCTACTTTAAATGCCGCCTTAATACAGGTCATTAAATTAGTAGTGAATGGATTTACCGCTGCCTTAACAGCAAATGGGCTGGACCCGGAGATTTTTCTTGGACAAAATGATGGGACACTAATGACAACTGACTATGCTCTTAGCTATCCAATCTTCACGATCGGTTGTGGACCGACGAACTCAATCCGCGGGGCCGTCTACTTATCCGGCATAGAAAACGCTATGATTCTCGATATTGGAGGAACCACTACAGATATTGGTGTAGTTAAAAACGGATTTCCAAGAGAATCGTCCGTAGCTATTGAAATTGGGGGCGTCCGTACGAATTTTAGAATGCCTGATATGTTATCTATCGGCATTGGTGGCGGAACAATTATCAGAAAGAATGAGACGGGTTATACAATTGGCCCCGACAGCGTAGGCCATGAAATAGCGAAAAAGGGAATCATCTTCGGCGGCGATATCTTGACCGCGACTGACATCGCTTTCGGAGCTGGAATGGCGACCATAGATTTGCTCGACTTAAATGCGGATGCTTTAGATAAAACAGAATGCAAGGAAGCACATAAGCAAATTGTTCATGAGGTTGAGGTGGCTATTGATCGTATGAAGACGAACGCGGATGATGTTTCCATTATTCTTTCAGGTGGAGGCAGCATCCTGCTTCCTAGCTCTATAAAAGGAGCCAGGGAGGTTATAAAACCTGAACATTTTGAAGTGGCCAATGCCATTGGAGCAGCGATCGGCGATATTTCCGGAGAGGTCGAAAAAGTATACTCACTCAGTGAACAATCTTACGCAGAAGCCATTGAAGAAGCCAAAGAGCTTGCCATAGAACGGGCCATTAAAGCAAATGCAGATCCTAAGACAGTAAAAATTGTTTCAATTGAAGATATTCCGCTTGCTTATATGCCAGGAAATGCATTATTCATTAAGGTAAAAGCAGTTGGGCAGTTGCTGGTGAAAAAGATGGCAAGCGGAGAAGCTCTCAACGGCCGCTATTCATGA
- a CDS encoding TetR/AcrR family transcriptional regulator, with amino-acid sequence MSTREKLKEAAANLFADQGYEGTSLKEIAHAVGIKTPSIYAFYEGKEDLLLNVYQDILEDHYDHLQKSLEQARNGSAKERLYGLLLTAVNYHLTETGKTKLFRRLMLFPPPFLYKQITENFNKIEQMESELLREIFEEGIRNQEVQPRKVEDMVTSFLCVMDGVFLEMQYYDEREFSRRLEIIWEQYWLGIEQ; translated from the coding sequence TTGTCTACAAGAGAAAAATTAAAAGAGGCTGCGGCAAATTTGTTTGCTGATCAGGGATATGAGGGAACGTCCCTAAAAGAAATTGCTCATGCAGTAGGGATTAAGACGCCCTCTATTTACGCTTTTTATGAAGGAAAAGAAGATTTGCTTTTAAACGTTTATCAGGACATTTTAGAAGATCATTACGATCATTTGCAAAAAAGCTTGGAGCAAGCAAGAAATGGATCGGCAAAAGAGAGGTTGTATGGCCTGTTATTAACAGCAGTAAATTATCATTTAACTGAAACTGGCAAAACAAAGTTATTTAGAAGATTAATGTTGTTTCCTCCACCATTTTTATACAAACAAATAACAGAAAATTTCAACAAAATTGAACAGATGGAAAGTGAATTGTTGAGAGAAATTTTTGAAGAAGGAATAAGAAATCAGGAGGTTCAACCTAGAAAGGTTGAGGATATGGTGACATCCTTCTTGTGTGTAATGGATGGCGTGTTTCTGGAGATGCAGTATTATGACGAGCGAGAGTTTTCGCGGCGACTTGAGATTATATGGGAGCAATACTGGCTTGGCATAGAGCAATAA
- a CDS encoding MFS transporter, translating to MSEKTISQKKLLGIAGLGWMFDAMDVGMLSFIIAALKVDWNLTPEQMGWIGSVNSIGMAVGAFLFGLWADRMGRKNIFIITLLIFSLASGLSALTTTLAAFLILRFFVGMGLGGELPVASTLVSESVPAKDRGRVVVLLESFWAFGWLLAALISYFIIPSFGWQIALVLGALPAFYALYLRLNMPDSPAFSPKKAEKRTIGQNIRDVWSKAYARSTLVLWAVWFTVVFSYYGMFLWLPSVMVMKGFSMIQSFEYVLIMTLAQLPGYFTAAWLIERVGRKFVLSTYLIGTAASALVFGNAETTAVLITSGILLSFFNLGAWGALYAYTPEQYPAVIRGTGAGMAASIGRIGGILGPLLVGALIAADYSIAFIFGLFCISIFIGVAVLVIFGRETRQVELE from the coding sequence ATGTCAGAAAAAACAATTTCACAGAAAAAGCTGCTTGGCATCGCCGGCCTTGGCTGGATGTTTGATGCAATGGATGTCGGCATGCTGTCATTTATTATCGCTGCTCTAAAAGTAGATTGGAACTTAACACCAGAGCAAATGGGCTGGATCGGCAGCGTGAACTCAATCGGAATGGCTGTTGGTGCGTTCCTATTCGGTCTTTGGGCTGACCGTATGGGTCGAAAAAATATTTTTATTATTACGCTGCTGATCTTTTCACTGGCAAGCGGCCTATCCGCACTGACGACCACACTCGCCGCTTTCCTTATTTTGCGCTTTTTTGTCGGCATGGGACTTGGCGGCGAACTGCCGGTTGCTTCGACGCTTGTTTCAGAGAGCGTACCAGCAAAAGACCGAGGGCGAGTAGTCGTTCTGCTCGAAAGCTTCTGGGCGTTCGGCTGGCTGCTGGCTGCATTAATTTCTTACTTTATTATTCCGTCATTCGGCTGGCAAATTGCGCTTGTACTTGGGGCACTTCCAGCGTTTTATGCCCTTTATTTGCGCCTAAACATGCCTGATTCTCCTGCATTTTCACCGAAAAAAGCAGAAAAACGCACCATCGGCCAAAATATCCGTGATGTCTGGTCGAAAGCATATGCCCGGTCCACTCTCGTACTATGGGCCGTTTGGTTTACTGTTGTCTTTTCCTATTATGGCATGTTTCTCTGGCTTCCAAGTGTCATGGTCATGAAAGGATTTAGTATGATCCAAAGCTTTGAATACGTGTTAATCATGACTCTTGCTCAGCTGCCTGGTTATTTTACAGCAGCCTGGCTTATTGAGCGCGTAGGTCGGAAGTTTGTCCTGTCTACCTATTTAATTGGAACGGCTGCCTCCGCTCTTGTATTCGGAAATGCAGAAACAACTGCTGTGCTTATCACCTCTGGTATCCTGCTATCCTTTTTTAATCTTGGTGCCTGGGGAGCCTTATATGCCTATACGCCAGAACAATATCCAGCCGTCATTCGTGGAACAGGTGCCGGCATGGCCGCTTCCATCGGCCGGATTGGCGGCATATTGGGACCGCTTCTCGTTGGAGCTTTAATTGCTGCCGACTATTCTATTGCATTCATCTTCGGTTTGTTCTGCATCAGCATCTTTATCGGCGTAGCTGTATTGGTCATTTTCGGCCGAGAAACGCGTCAAGTGGAACTTGAATAG
- a CDS encoding helix-turn-helix domain-containing protein, whose amino-acid sequence MRNKLSIGEMAKLRGITVDTLRHYDKIGLLKPYYIDPDTGYRYYSISQYEVLGTIKELRKIGFSLEEIKQFLTNRNVKKSIQTLQESLANIEEKIKGLQDIYDTLNTRLYNIEYFTNSYKNSDIVVKQFEEREYIQLARPVSWGDKENLYFGLLELENKVGGIIPVLASNKFGDFIKKDYFNDIRQSADGPLNLDKYQSQLFILVENQSSGQSTQKIEKGIFACSYYGGLTREKMLTQLKKLLHYCDTHGYMITGDAIRVMQVDISLTDQYEEAYYEIQIPVQEKQVRRNL is encoded by the coding sequence ATGAGAAATAAGCTGAGTATAGGGGAAATGGCAAAGTTAAGAGGTATAACGGTGGATACACTGCGTCATTACGATAAAATTGGATTGTTAAAGCCCTACTACATTGACCCTGACACCGGATATCGTTATTACTCCATTTCCCAGTATGAAGTTCTCGGAACGATAAAGGAACTGAGGAAAATCGGTTTTTCCCTAGAGGAAATCAAGCAATTCTTAACAAACCGTAACGTTAAAAAATCCATTCAAACACTTCAAGAATCACTGGCTAATATAGAAGAAAAAATAAAGGGATTGCAAGATATCTATGATACTTTGAATACTCGACTATACAATATTGAATATTTCACTAATAGTTATAAGAATTCGGATATTGTAGTTAAACAATTTGAAGAGCGCGAATACATTCAGCTAGCTAGACCAGTAAGCTGGGGAGATAAAGAAAATCTTTATTTTGGACTATTAGAGCTCGAAAATAAAGTTGGTGGGATCATCCCAGTGTTGGCTAGTAACAAATTTGGGGATTTTATCAAAAAAGATTATTTTAACGACATTCGCCAATCAGCGGATGGACCTCTTAACCTTGATAAATATCAATCGCAACTATTTATTCTTGTAGAAAATCAATCGTCTGGACAATCAACACAAAAAATAGAAAAAGGGATATTTGCATGCTCTTACTATGGAGGGCTCACGAGAGAGAAAATGCTGACTCAGCTTAAAAAGCTGCTTCATTATTGTGATACTCATGGTTATATGATTACTGGTGACGCTATTAGGGTTATGCAAGTCGACATTTCTTTAACAGATCAATATGAGGAAGCCTACTATGAAATACAAATCCCTGTCCAAGAAAAACAAGTTCGAAGAAACCTTTGA
- a CDS encoding M4 family metallopeptidase, with protein MNRKVLALGLSLGLATSVFSPTSSLAAPKNVLSNYKYNQSVGSPEFVSGNLTKPAKKNAESVVYDYVSANKDKYKLGSKSAKESFKVTSSKKEKDGSTALRLQQVYNGVPVWGSTQAAMVTDNGILTVFSGTVTPNLEDKKGLKYERKVNANQSIKIAEADLGLIPEYEKEPTSELVVYVQGDDATYAYLVNLNFLSPEPGNYNYFIEASTGKILNKYNDLHEANTQETSKKEAAKPGAAASTNTTGTGKGVLGDTKNLNMTLSSSTYYLQDRTRGGGIVTYDAANRSQVPGTLWTSSDNLLNSTYEAPAVDAHFYAAKTYDYYKTKFNRNSYDGRGGAIRSTVHYGSRYNNAFWNGSQMVYGDGDGSTFIPLSGAIDVVAHEITHAVTDSSSDLIYQNESGALNEAISDVFGTLAEFYHNSNADYEIGEDIYTPGVANDALRSMSDPAKYGDPDHYSKRYTGTADNGGVHTNSGIINKAAYLLAKGGTHYGITVPGIGNEKVGQIYYRANTVYLTASSTFSQARAALVQSAADLFGAGSAEVNAVSKSFDAVGVK; from the coding sequence GTGAACAGAAAAGTTTTAGCTCTTGGATTGTCTCTCGGTTTAGCCACTAGTGTCTTCTCTCCTACATCATCGCTTGCAGCACCAAAAAATGTTTTGTCAAACTACAAGTATAATCAGTCAGTCGGTTCGCCTGAATTTGTCTCGGGTAACCTGACAAAACCAGCTAAAAAAAATGCAGAAAGCGTTGTGTATGATTATGTAAGCGCTAACAAAGACAAATATAAGCTCGGATCTAAATCTGCTAAAGAATCCTTCAAAGTAACATCAAGTAAAAAAGAAAAGGACGGGTCCACTGCTCTTCGACTACAGCAGGTATACAACGGAGTCCCTGTCTGGGGATCTACACAAGCAGCCATGGTAACAGATAATGGCATCTTAACTGTATTCTCGGGCACAGTCACCCCTAACCTGGAAGATAAAAAAGGGCTAAAATATGAAAGGAAAGTTAATGCCAACCAATCAATTAAAATTGCTGAAGCTGATCTTGGTTTGATTCCTGAATATGAAAAAGAGCCAACGTCAGAGTTGGTTGTGTACGTGCAAGGCGATGATGCTACTTATGCTTATCTAGTAAACTTGAACTTCCTATCTCCAGAACCAGGAAACTATAATTATTTTATTGAAGCTTCAACTGGAAAAATACTGAATAAATATAACGACCTTCATGAAGCTAACACTCAGGAAACAAGCAAAAAAGAGGCCGCTAAGCCAGGTGCTGCAGCATCTACCAATACAACAGGCACTGGAAAAGGGGTGTTAGGGGATACGAAAAACCTGAATATGACGCTTTCAAGTTCAACCTATTATTTACAAGATAGAACAAGAGGCGGCGGGATCGTTACTTATGATGCGGCAAACCGTTCCCAAGTTCCTGGCACACTTTGGACAAGCTCTGACAATCTTTTAAATAGCACCTATGAGGCTCCAGCTGTGGATGCTCATTTCTATGCGGCTAAAACTTATGATTATTATAAGACAAAATTCAATCGTAATTCCTATGATGGTAGAGGGGGTGCCATTAGGTCAACGGTTCATTACGGCAGCAGATACAACAATGCGTTCTGGAACGGAAGTCAGATGGTATACGGAGACGGAGACGGTTCGACTTTTATTCCGCTATCCGGCGCGATTGATGTGGTCGCTCATGAAATTACGCACGCCGTGACGGACAGCAGCTCAGATTTAATTTATCAAAATGAATCTGGAGCCTTAAATGAAGCGATTTCAGATGTTTTCGGTACTCTTGCTGAATTTTACCATAACAGTAACGCTGATTACGAGATTGGAGAAGACATCTATACACCCGGGGTTGCAAATGATGCGCTTCGTTCAATGAGCGACCCTGCGAAGTATGGAGATCCTGATCATTATTCTAAACGCTATACAGGTACAGCAGATAATGGCGGCGTACACACGAATAGTGGCATCATAAATAAAGCTGCTTACCTTCTGGCCAAAGGAGGGACTCATTATGGCATAACAGTACCAGGTATTGGCAACGAGAAGGTAGGGCAGATTTATTATCGTGCGAATACCGTTTATCTAACAGCATCTTCCACTTTTAGCCAAGCTCGAGCTGCGCTGGTGCAGTCAGCAGCCGACCTCTTTGGTGCCGGTTCGGCGGAAGTAAATGCCGTCAGTAAATCTTTTGACGCTGTGGGAGTTAAATGA
- a CDS encoding nuclear transport factor 2 family protein, with the protein MEHELTELIKKCDLAIKQEDFDTLMNYYTDDAILVIKPGKVAQGKEEIKKAFIAISQYFNNTLVPTQGEMVILEAGDTALVISQTLLDADKQETEYSMDRRATYVFRKNLQGSWLCAVDNSYGTELITR; encoded by the coding sequence ATGGAACATGAATTAACAGAGCTTATTAAAAAGTGTGATCTGGCAATTAAGCAGGAAGATTTTGATACATTGATGAATTACTATACCGATGATGCTATTCTCGTTATAAAGCCGGGAAAGGTAGCACAGGGCAAAGAGGAAATCAAAAAAGCATTTATCGCTATTTCCCAATACTTCAATAATACCCTCGTGCCGACACAGGGGGAAATGGTTATTCTGGAAGCTGGCGATACGGCGTTAGTTATTTCTCAGACGCTTTTGGATGCGGATAAACAGGAAACCGAATATTCAATGGATCGAAGAGCAACATACGTATTTCGGAAAAATTTACAAGGCAGCTGGCTTTGTGCGGTTGATAATTCATATGGAACAGAATTGATTACTAGATAG
- a CDS encoding EamA family transporter codes for MVKAYTWLTFCVVVWGSNFVFGKILVQDFSPALLTALRLLFIVLFLGGVSFYKKHFKRISKSDFLAVFLLGIIGVLINQWSFFVGLQTADPTTSALILAMTPILTGLLAALFLKEKLTIRMLVGSIVAITGIYFVVTKGHLSSLHVDKGLVWIIVTMITFAIMIIMTRVLSKRIDALTITLYSNVVGFVVSIPFVFLLDIPLRITSNSKGWAFLAATAIVVHGIATLIWNSNIRYVDASKASMLSNLEPFVAMVTGLIILHKPITKIELLGALFIVSGVVLSTYQRKSAQEQTKASG; via the coding sequence ATAGTAAAAGCGTATACTTGGCTGACCTTTTGTGTGGTTGTGTGGGGAAGTAATTTTGTTTTTGGCAAAATTTTAGTCCAGGATTTCTCACCAGCTTTATTAACTGCATTAAGGCTGCTATTTATTGTACTTTTTTTAGGTGGAGTTTCCTTCTACAAAAAACACTTTAAACGCATAAGTAAATCAGATTTTCTTGCAGTGTTTCTTCTTGGAATTATTGGTGTGCTGATAAATCAGTGGTCTTTCTTTGTCGGTCTGCAAACAGCTGATCCGACCACGTCCGCATTGATTTTAGCAATGACTCCCATTTTAACTGGCTTATTAGCAGCCCTTTTTTTAAAAGAGAAATTAACAATTCGGATGTTAGTAGGATCTATCGTAGCGATTACGGGAATTTATTTTGTTGTAACAAAAGGTCATTTATCGTCTTTGCACGTGGATAAGGGACTGGTATGGATCATAGTAACAATGATAACGTTCGCTATTATGATTATTATGACAAGGGTGCTCTCTAAAAGAATAGATGCACTGACTATTACCTTATATTCGAATGTAGTAGGTTTTGTTGTGTCGATTCCATTTGTTTTTCTATTAGATATCCCTTTACGAATAACTTCTAATAGCAAGGGTTGGGCTTTTCTAGCTGCAACGGCTATTGTAGTGCACGGTATAGCTACGCTGATTTGGAACAGTAACATTAGGTATGTGGATGCTTCAAAGGCTTCTATGTTATCTAATTTAGAACCATTTGTAGCCATGGTTACGGGATTAATCATTCTGCATAAACCAATAACTAAGATAGAACTTTTAGGCGCTTTATTCATAGTAAGCGGAGTTGTGCTATCTACCTATCAGCGAAAGAGTGCACAGGAACAAACGAAGGCTAGCGGTTAA